Proteins encoded together in one Apis cerana isolate GH-2021 linkage group LG4, AcerK_1.0, whole genome shotgun sequence window:
- the LOC107996076 gene encoding dnaJ homolog subfamily A member 1, with translation MVKETTFYDVLGVKPGCTQEDLKKAYRKLALKYHPDKNPNEGEKFKQISQAYEVLSNPEKKRIYDQGGEQALKEGGAGGNVFSSPRDIFDMFFGGGLGGRSGRRREHRGQDVIHQLSVSLEELYKGTVRKLALQKNVICDKCEGIGGKKGSVEQCSTCHGSGMQVQIQQLGPGMLQHLQTICVDCKGQGDRINPRDRCKQCGGRKTIRDRKILEVHVDPGMVHNQKIVFAGEGDQEPDYEPGDIVILLEEKEHEVFKRSRHDLIMRMQLELVEALCGFQKVIRTLDGRDLVITSYPGTVVKHGDLKCILNEGMPIYKDPFTHGRLIIQFVVNFPKSMDPSVIPTLEQCLPPREEVIIPEGAEDCSLMDLDPEQEVRRREQREAYEEDERGSSGVQCATN, from the exons atggtaaaagaaACTACATTTTATGATGTGTTGGGTGTAAAACCTGGATGTACACaagaagatttaaagaaaGCTTATAGAAAACTTGCACTGAAATATCATCCTGATAAAAATCCTAATGAAGGAGAAAAA tttaaacaaatttcacaAGCATATGAAGTTTTGTCAAATcctgaaaagaaacgaatttatGATCAAGGTGGAGAACAAGCTTTAAAAGAAGGAGGAGCAGGTGGCAATGTATTCTCTTCACCAcgtgatatatttgatatgttCTTTGGTGGAGGTTTAGGAGGAAGAAGTGGTCGCAGGAGAGAACACAGAGGACAAGATGTTATACATCAATTATCTGTATCATTGGAGGAATTGTATAAGGGAACTGTCCGCAAATTAGCATTacagaaaaatgttatttgtgATAAATGCGaag gTATCGGTGGAAAGAAAGGTTCTGTGGAGCAATGTTCAACATGTCATGGTTCTGGCATGCAAGTTCAAATACAACAATTAGGTCCTGGCATGTTACAACATTTACAAACTATATGTGTAGATTGCAAAGGTCAAGGGGATCGCATAAATCCACGTGATCGTTGTAAACAATGCGGTGGTAGAAAAACTATTagagatagaaaaattctGGAAGTTCATGTTGATCCAGGTATGGTACATAATCAGAAGATCGTCTTTGCTGGAGAAGGTGATCAAGAACCAGACTATGAGCCAGGAGATATTGTTATTCttcttgaagaaaaagaacacgAAGTTTTCAA acgtTCGCGTCATGATTTAATTATGAGGATGCAATTAGAACTTGTAGAAGCTTTATGTGGATTTCAGAAAGTTATTCGCACTTTAGATGGAAGAGATTTAGTAATAACCTCATATCCTGGAACTGTTGTAAAGCACGGAGACTTAAAGTGCATTCTAAATGAAGGAATGCCAATTTATAAAGATCCTTTCACACATGGCAGgcttataattcaatttgtaGTGAATTTCCCGAAATCTATGGACCCTTCCGTCATTCCAACACTTGAACAATGCCTACCACCAAGAGAAGAAGTTATAATTCCAGAAGGAGCGGAAGACTGTTCTCTTATGGATTTGGATCCAGAACAAGAAGTAAGGCGAAGAGAACAACGAGAAGCGTATGAGGAAGACGAAAGAGGTTCTTCAGGTGTCCAATGTGCcacaaattaa